The proteins below are encoded in one region of Winogradskyella helgolandensis:
- the rpsR gene encoding 30S ribosomal protein S18: MMSSIEQQAKGKKDGEIRYLTPLNIETSKVKKYCRFKKSGIKYVDYKDADWLLGFVNEQGKLLPRRLTGTSLKYQRKVSVAVKRARHLALMPYVADLLK; the protein is encoded by the coding sequence ATTATGTCATCAATAGAACAACAAGCAAAAGGAAAAAAAGACGGTGAGATTAGATATCTTACTCCTCTTAATATAGAGACTTCTAAAGTTAAGAAGTATTGTCGTTTCAAAAAATCTGGAATCAAGTATGTAGATTATAAAGATGCAGACTGGTTATTAGGTTTTGTAAACGAGCAAGGTAAATTACTACCAAGACGTTTAACAGGAACATCTTTAAAGTATCAAAGAAAAGTATCTGTGGCAGTAAAAAGAGCTAGACATTTAGCACTTATGCCATATGTTGCTGATTTATTAAAATAA
- the rpsF gene encoding 30S ribosomal protein S6, which translates to MNHYETVFILNPVLSEDQIKETVKKYEDFLVSKGAKMVSKEDWGLKKLAYPIQNKKSGFYHLFEYTVAGEAIEPLEVEFRRDERFMRYLTVKLDKHAISWAERRREKMKVKAKAKA; encoded by the coding sequence ATGAATCATTATGAAACTGTTTTCATCTTAAATCCCGTTTTATCTGAAGACCAGATAAAGGAGACAGTAAAGAAATACGAGGATTTCCTCGTTTCTAAAGGAGCTAAGATGGTATCAAAAGAAGATTGGGGACTAAAAAAATTAGCCTATCCAATTCAAAACAAAAAAAGTGGTTTTTACCATTTATTTGAGTACACTGTTGCTGGTGAGGCAATTGAGCCTTTAGAGGTAGAATTTAGACGTGATGAGCGTTTTATGCGTTACTTAACTGTGAAATTAGACAAACATGCTATTTCATGGGCTGAGAGAAGAAGAGAAAAAATGAAAGTTAAAGCAAAAGCAAAAGCGTAA
- a CDS encoding LytR/AlgR family response regulator transcription factor: MTLNCVVVDDSAIQRLSIVKLIENHSSLNLIAEYSSALETKNGLNTHKVDLIFLDIEMPVLNGFELLDVLNNKPQIIFVTGKTEYAFKAFNYDATDYLQKPITRERFNVAVEKAIEQHKLKLDFNETDGEHIFVKSNLKKRKVYIKDIKWIEALGDYVKVVTEENSLVVLSTMKAFESELPEGKFLRIHKSYIVNLDKIDRFNSKNVEVGAYEIPLSRNKKTQLVDALNNM, encoded by the coding sequence ATGACTTTAAACTGTGTAGTTGTTGATGATTCTGCGATTCAGCGCCTCTCTATAGTAAAGTTAATTGAGAATCATTCCTCACTTAACCTTATCGCGGAGTACAGCAGTGCGTTAGAAACAAAAAACGGTCTTAATACCCATAAAGTAGATCTTATCTTCTTAGATATAGAGATGCCGGTATTAAACGGTTTTGAGTTACTAGATGTACTCAACAACAAACCCCAAATTATTTTTGTTACCGGTAAAACCGAGTATGCTTTTAAAGCATTTAATTACGATGCCACCGATTATCTTCAGAAACCAATCACAAGAGAACGTTTTAATGTTGCCGTAGAAAAAGCTATTGAGCAGCATAAATTGAAACTAGACTTTAACGAAACTGATGGTGAGCATATATTCGTAAAAAGTAATCTTAAAAAACGTAAAGTTTATATAAAGGATATTAAATGGATTGAAGCACTAGGCGATTACGTTAAAGTAGTAACAGAAGAAAACAGCTTAGTTGTGTTATCTACAATGAAAGCGTTTGAAAGCGAATTGCCCGAAGGTAAATTCTTAAGAATTCATAAATCTTATATTGTGAATCTTGATAAGATTGACCGTTTTAACAGTAAAAATGTTGAAGTTGGTGCGTATGAGATTCCATTGAGTCGAAATAAAAAGACCCAATTAGTAGATGCTTTAAATAACATGTAG
- the priA gene encoding replication restart helicase PriA, translating into MLHFIDVILPIPLQKAFTYHITEAESKFLSPGMRVAVPFGKSKVYTALVYSIHQNPPTAYDAKTIHQILDETPVITENQLKHWGWISNYYMCSLGEVMRAAMPNAFLLESETVISKNENVAILESELNDEEFLIYEALQHQSSLKINDVVSILDKKRVLPIINDLVKKGVINLQEELYEKYTPKLVRYVKLHHNHKSPEKLQELLEELSRAPKQREVVLTLFTMEASLKQPIKVSELTERSSSSTSIIKTLIDKHILEEYHIQVDRIQFDGEGDADAKRLSEAQQQAYDEVEDIFKEKSVALLHGVTSSGKTEIYVQLIQKQLDIGKQVLYLLPEIALTTQLVNRLQDYFGDKVAVFHSRYSGNERVEVWRNMLTNSEKAQVVIGARSSLLLPFHNLGLIIVDEEHESSYKQFDPAPRYHARDAAIVLANLFKAKTLLGSATPSLESYFNASQGKYGLVELNTRYNNVLMPDIELVDLADKYKRKRMKGHFSDRLIEEMTETLEEGFQIILFQNRRGFSPIIECTTCGTSPQCPNCDVSLTYHQYRDQLRCHYCGYNSAMLKSCQGCGNSTLDTKGFGTEQIEEEVKVLFPEKKVARMDLDTTRGKYGFEKIINSFEQREVDILVGTQMLTKGLDFRFVKLVGIMNADNLLNFPDFRAHERSYQLMAQVSGRAGRTDLRGKVLIQTYNPHHNILQQVSTNAYKEMYAEQMNERYNYKYPPIYRLIKITFKHKDYNRVNMAADWYAKSLKQLFKHNVLGPEFPPVSRIRNLYHKNILVKIPAKQSLGKTKEAIRKIDNSFNAVKDFRPVRVVINVDNY; encoded by the coding sequence ATGTTACATTTTATAGACGTCATATTACCAATTCCGCTTCAAAAAGCGTTCACATATCATATTACTGAAGCAGAATCCAAGTTTTTATCACCAGGAATGCGCGTGGCTGTACCTTTTGGAAAGAGTAAAGTGTATACGGCTTTAGTCTATAGTATTCATCAAAATCCTCCAACGGCTTACGATGCTAAAACCATTCATCAGATTTTAGACGAAACCCCTGTGATTACGGAAAACCAATTAAAACATTGGGGCTGGATTTCTAATTATTACATGTGTAGTTTAGGTGAAGTGATGCGTGCTGCTATGCCAAATGCATTTTTATTAGAAAGTGAAACAGTCATATCTAAAAATGAAAACGTTGCCATTCTAGAGTCTGAATTAAATGACGAGGAATTCTTAATTTACGAAGCCTTACAACATCAATCTTCACTGAAAATTAATGATGTTGTTTCAATTTTAGATAAAAAAAGGGTGTTGCCTATTATCAATGACTTGGTAAAAAAAGGGGTAATAAATTTACAAGAAGAACTTTACGAAAAATATACACCTAAATTAGTGCGTTATGTAAAGTTACATCACAACCATAAATCTCCAGAAAAGCTTCAAGAATTATTAGAAGAATTAAGTAGAGCACCTAAGCAACGCGAAGTTGTTTTAACGCTTTTTACAATGGAAGCCTCTTTGAAACAACCGATTAAAGTTTCGGAATTAACAGAAAGAAGTAGTTCTTCAACAAGTATCATTAAAACTTTAATTGATAAACATATATTAGAAGAGTATCACATTCAAGTCGACCGTATTCAATTTGATGGAGAGGGTGATGCCGATGCGAAGCGATTAAGCGAAGCCCAGCAACAAGCTTACGATGAAGTTGAAGATATCTTCAAAGAAAAATCCGTTGCTTTATTACATGGTGTGACGTCTTCTGGTAAAACTGAGATTTATGTGCAGCTCATTCAGAAGCAATTAGATATAGGAAAACAAGTTTTATATTTATTGCCAGAGATTGCTTTAACCACGCAATTGGTTAACCGACTTCAAGATTATTTTGGAGACAAGGTGGCTGTGTTTCATTCCCGATATTCAGGAAACGAGAGGGTAGAAGTGTGGAGAAATATGCTTACCAATTCTGAAAAAGCACAAGTTGTTATTGGAGCACGATCATCGCTATTATTACCCTTTCATAATTTAGGATTAATCATTGTAGATGAGGAGCATGAGTCGTCCTACAAGCAATTCGATCCTGCACCACGCTACCATGCAAGAGATGCTGCAATTGTACTGGCAAATCTATTTAAAGCCAAAACCCTTTTGGGATCAGCTACACCAAGTTTAGAATCTTACTTTAATGCGAGCCAAGGAAAATATGGTTTGGTAGAATTAAACACGCGCTATAATAATGTGTTAATGCCAGACATTGAGCTTGTAGATTTAGCCGATAAGTACAAACGGAAACGCATGAAAGGTCATTTTAGTGACCGATTAATTGAAGAAATGACAGAAACCTTAGAGGAAGGGTTTCAGATTATATTGTTTCAAAATAGAAGAGGGTTTTCGCCAATTATAGAATGTACGACGTGCGGAACATCACCTCAATGTCCTAATTGTGATGTGAGTTTAACGTATCATCAGTATAGAGATCAATTGCGCTGTCATTATTGTGGTTATAACTCAGCCATGCTAAAAAGTTGTCAAGGTTGTGGGAATTCAACTTTAGACACTAAAGGTTTTGGAACAGAACAAATAGAAGAAGAAGTAAAAGTGTTATTTCCAGAAAAGAAAGTAGCGCGAATGGATTTAGATACCACGCGTGGAAAATACGGTTTCGAAAAAATTATAAATAGCTTTGAACAGCGCGAAGTTGATATTTTAGTTGGCACACAAATGTTAACCAAAGGTTTAGATTTTAGATTTGTAAAGTTAGTTGGTATTATGAATGCAGATAACTTGCTCAACTTTCCCGATTTTAGAGCACATGAGCGTAGTTATCAGTTAATGGCTCAGGTATCTGGTAGAGCTGGTCGAACAGATTTACGAGGAAAAGTATTGATTCAAACGTACAATCCACATCATAACATTTTACAACAAGTATCTACAAATGCTTATAAGGAAATGTACGCTGAGCAGATGAATGAGCGGTACAATTATAAATATCCACCAATTTATAGATTGATTAAAATTACCTTTAAGCATAAAGATTATAACCGTGTGAATATGGCTGCAGATTGGTATGCAAAATCTTTAAAGCAATTATTTAAGCATAATGTTTTAGGTCCGGAATTTCCACCTGTATCAAGAATCCGGAATTTGTATCACAAAAATATCTTAGTTAAAATTCCAGCAAAACAATCTTTAGGAAAAACTAAAGAGGCCATAAGAAAAATTGATAATAGCTTTAATGCTGTAAAAGATTTTAGACCGGTTCGTGTGGTGATTAATGTAGATAATTACTAA
- a CDS encoding DUF2147 domain-containing protein → MIKNTLAFFILFTVFFNLPAQNILGKWKTIDDNTGDAKSIVEIYEEDGKIYGKIIAVTNPDVESRTCNDCSGAHKDQPIVGLVFIEGLTKNGKVYDGGTILNPENGTTYRCRLKLEDDPDTLQVRGYLAFFYRTQYWKRVK, encoded by the coding sequence ATGATTAAAAACACTTTAGCATTTTTTATTTTGTTCACGGTGTTTTTTAATTTGCCAGCTCAGAATATTTTAGGGAAGTGGAAAACCATAGATGATAATACAGGTGATGCGAAATCTATAGTTGAAATTTATGAAGAAGACGGTAAAATATATGGTAAAATCATAGCTGTAACTAATCCAGATGTAGAATCTAGAACTTGTAATGATTGCAGTGGTGCTCACAAAGATCAACCAATTGTTGGATTGGTTTTTATAGAAGGTTTAACTAAAAACGGAAAGGTTTATGACGGAGGCACCATACTTAATCCTGAAAATGGGACCACGTATAGATGCCGTCTTAAGCTTGAAGATGATCCTGATACCCTTCAGGTAAGAGGTTATCTGGCCTTTTTCTACAGGACGCAATATTGGAAACGTGTAAAATAA
- a CDS encoding tetratricopeptide repeat protein — translation MKSIMLFFVAFLEFYAVNAQAYKNGFRADVCACLEEESLKRTLTENAFKACLRETLPKYAAQIDAQIVESDVNVKFQKGQLARKDLLVAMPYELIYTCDVYFNHLNYQRTSKKLIARKNANESDLEKYNQMVALTPNKMAYYMRAQLQFNLGNIKAAEADVNKSLEINPFRENAKSTRHELLLLAWIYEEQENYSAAVALYDKIYMGDYDAEVARLRALADRKAGGTVANIPKVEQVEIVKNKNAATRRRDTEKKPSVNTKSSTVKVGKKKDTASLRKLLKIGG, via the coding sequence ATGAAATCAATTATGTTGTTTTTTGTCGCTTTCCTAGAATTTTACGCGGTAAATGCACAGGCTTATAAAAATGGTTTTAGAGCAGATGTCTGTGCGTGTTTAGAAGAAGAAAGTCTAAAACGAACACTTACAGAAAATGCGTTCAAAGCTTGTTTACGAGAAACACTTCCTAAGTATGCGGCGCAAATTGATGCGCAAATCGTTGAGTCAGATGTTAATGTAAAATTTCAAAAAGGACAGTTAGCACGTAAAGACTTATTGGTAGCGATGCCCTATGAATTAATTTATACTTGCGATGTGTATTTTAATCATCTAAATTATCAAAGAACTAGTAAAAAGTTAATTGCTAGAAAAAACGCTAATGAATCCGATTTAGAGAAGTACAATCAAATGGTGGCTTTAACACCAAATAAAATGGCTTATTACATGCGAGCTCAATTGCAGTTTAATTTAGGGAACATTAAAGCAGCTGAAGCAGATGTTAATAAAAGTTTAGAAATTAATCCGTTTAGAGAAAACGCAAAATCAACCAGACACGAGTTGTTATTATTAGCTTGGATTTATGAAGAGCAAGAAAACTATAGTGCTGCAGTAGCATTGTACGACAAAATATACATGGGTGATTATGATGCAGAAGTAGCTAGGTTGCGTGCACTTGCAGATAGAAAGGCAGGAGGTACCGTTGCTAATATTCCAAAAGTAGAGCAGGTTGAAATTGTAAAAAACAAAAACGCTGCAACTCGAAGACGAGACACTGAAAAAAAACCGAGTGTTAATACTAAAAGTAGTACAGTTAAAGTTGGAAAAAAGAAAGATACAGCATCGCTTCGTAAGTTGTTGAAAATAGGAGGTTAA
- a CDS encoding tetratricopeptide repeat-containing sensor histidine kinase, with the protein MKRSLTIIFLLMFTFCFSQNKMLDSLENVINNYKIQDTNYVNLRIKYTARKLFLTPSDTTWTTYVNKTLAISKQLRYPKGIAISYNNLGIINHYFLSDPLEGLNYYQKSYDIFEKEQKFKKYELGVLTNIGLINYEQQDYDKALKSFKTLLDNPENKSKFSTEFYIGNVYGDQKQLDSSIYYYKKALEGAEQNNQTIVIANIKTNLSIVQANAGFLDDALTSTVESLDLIEKHNIEGLRVTAYTNAAEVYLQNNDIEKAEYYATNSLKLNEGLNSLSTENSALETLANVYAQKGDYKNALVTYQKHIILRDSLINADRKLEISRKEIQFEADKHKAISEVEIERQKSIKNASIIGGSCLILASLIGFVLYRRKQDAVSKSKEAEFNAKVSDTELKALRSQINPHFIFNSLNSIGDYILKNDTESASDYLSKFAKLMRLTLENSEKKEILLCDDIALLRTYMDIERKRFNNKFDYTIEVDSELDAENILVPPMILQPFIENSIIHGLSQKDELGLVKITFKSENNMLICSVDDNGIGQKNSKSNKSNDDNKSMGMAITKSRIEIINKLKNTNGTVEIIDKTEGTRIDVSLPMQLAY; encoded by the coding sequence ATGAAAAGATCTTTGACAATCATCTTTTTACTAATGTTTACGTTTTGTTTTTCACAGAATAAAATGCTCGATTCATTAGAAAACGTAATCAATAATTACAAGATACAAGACACTAACTATGTGAACTTAAGAATTAAGTACACGGCAAGAAAACTATTTTTAACACCCTCAGACACCACATGGACGACTTATGTGAATAAAACATTAGCCATTTCCAAACAACTTAGGTATCCAAAAGGTATTGCTATTTCTTACAATAATTTAGGCATTATAAATCATTACTTTTTATCTGATCCATTAGAAGGCCTCAACTATTACCAAAAGAGTTATGACATTTTTGAAAAAGAACAGAAATTCAAAAAATATGAACTTGGAGTACTTACCAATATCGGACTCATCAATTATGAACAACAAGACTATGACAAAGCTTTAAAAAGTTTTAAAACTTTATTAGATAACCCTGAAAACAAAAGCAAGTTCAGTACAGAATTTTATATTGGGAATGTTTATGGAGATCAAAAACAGTTAGATTCCTCTATCTACTATTATAAAAAAGCGCTTGAAGGTGCAGAACAAAATAATCAGACTATAGTCATCGCGAATATTAAAACCAATTTAAGCATAGTACAAGCAAATGCCGGTTTTTTAGACGACGCTTTAACTAGTACAGTTGAAAGTTTAGATTTAATAGAAAAACACAATATTGAAGGCCTCCGTGTTACCGCTTACACCAATGCCGCCGAAGTATATTTACAAAATAATGATATTGAAAAAGCCGAATATTATGCGACTAACAGTTTAAAACTAAATGAAGGTTTAAATAGTTTATCCACTGAAAATAGTGCTTTAGAAACCTTAGCAAACGTATATGCACAGAAAGGAGATTATAAGAACGCTTTAGTCACCTATCAAAAACATATTATTTTAAGAGATAGTTTAATAAATGCTGATCGTAAACTCGAAATATCTCGCAAAGAAATTCAATTCGAAGCAGATAAACATAAAGCCATATCTGAAGTAGAAATTGAACGCCAAAAATCCATCAAAAACGCTTCAATCATTGGTGGTTCTTGTCTCATTTTAGCTTCATTAATAGGGTTTGTTTTATACAGAAGAAAACAAGACGCTGTTTCAAAATCTAAAGAAGCTGAATTTAACGCTAAGGTTTCCGACACTGAATTAAAAGCGCTGCGTTCACAAATAAATCCGCATTTCATCTTTAATTCTTTGAACTCTATTGGAGACTATATTTTAAAAAACGACACAGAATCGGCAAGCGATTACCTTAGTAAATTTGCCAAACTGATGCGTCTTACTTTAGAGAATTCAGAAAAGAAAGAAATTCTTTTGTGTGACGATATTGCATTATTAAGAACCTATATGGATATTGAACGCAAACGCTTCAATAATAAATTTGACTACACTATTGAAGTTGATTCCGAATTAGATGCTGAAAACATATTAGTACCACCAATGATTCTTCAACCCTTTATTGAAAACAGTATTATACATGGTTTATCACAAAAAGACGAGCTTGGACTTGTAAAAATTACATTTAAATCTGAAAATAATATGCTCATTTGTAGTGTTGATGATAATGGTATTGGTCAAAAAAACTCGAAGTCAAATAAAAGTAATGATGACAATAAATCAATGGGAATGGCAATTACCAAAAGTAGAATTGAAATTATTAATAAATTGAAAAACACCAACGGAACTGTAGAAATTATAGATAAAACCGAAGGCACCAGAATAGACGTTTCACTTCCAATGCAATTGGCATACTAG
- a CDS encoding LytR/AlgR family response regulator transcription factor, with protein MIKTIIIDDEKHCSDRILNLIEQHPNTFKVLAVIDTVGEALNSVPQLQPDLIFLDIKIHDKTGFDFLQDIGPSNFRVIFTTAFDNFAIKAFKFSAFDYLLKPIDSDDFNDVIVRLKADLSHFNMQNQLQNLFINLKPNQKKVITIPSLTGFETLKVEDIIHLEADTNYTHIFTKDDKWMVSKPIKFYEDLLADNAFFKTHKSHLINIDHVKKYYKGKQSYVLMSNDAQVPISVRRKDEFLKHFT; from the coding sequence ATGATAAAAACCATAATTATAGATGACGAAAAACATTGCTCTGATCGAATTTTAAATCTTATTGAGCAACATCCAAACACCTTTAAAGTACTTGCTGTTATTGATACTGTAGGCGAAGCTTTAAACAGTGTTCCTCAATTACAACCCGATTTAATATTCCTTGACATTAAAATTCATGATAAAACCGGATTTGACTTTTTACAAGATATTGGTCCTTCTAACTTTAGAGTAATATTTACTACAGCATTTGATAACTTCGCCATTAAAGCATTTAAATTTAGTGCCTTTGATTATTTACTAAAGCCCATAGATTCTGATGATTTTAATGATGTCATAGTACGTTTAAAAGCAGACTTGTCTCATTTTAACATGCAAAATCAACTTCAAAATTTGTTTATTAATTTAAAACCAAATCAAAAGAAAGTCATTACCATTCCATCTTTAACAGGATTTGAAACTTTAAAAGTTGAAGATATTATTCATTTGGAAGCAGATACGAATTACACTCATATTTTCACAAAAGATGACAAATGGATGGTCTCAAAACCTATAAAATTCTACGAAGATTTATTAGCTGACAATGCTTTCTTCAAAACGCATAAATCCCATTTAATAAATATAGATCACGTTAAAAAATACTACAAAGGCAAACAGAGTTATGTGCTCATGTCTAATGATGCTCAGGTTCCTATTTCAGTGAGACGCAAAGATGAATTCTTAAAACATTTTACTTAA
- a CDS encoding YihY/virulence factor BrkB family protein, which yields MTKVIEDKLNKIPVINILVRFFKRIKLPGFEGLSVYDLLELYVMGIVNGALTTRASAIAFSFFTAIFPFLLFVIIVIPHIPIDGFRSDFLDFLNSILPPQTSEFFIDSIFQDMSSNTSGGLISSIFLLSVFLMANGVNAVFSGFETSYHKQLYRNIFKQYMYAIGVALILAFLLLLTVAVFGYFQIYVIKPIYEGISGHAMTEGDQGLGWIIFAKYLFFVIMTYLATATLYYFGTKEGRASKFFSVGALLTTLLIMLTSFLFGIYIENFSQYNELYGSIGALLILLLYLWLNSNILLLGYELNASLQFLRKHPRARKEIKQKDIEELIK from the coding sequence ATGACAAAAGTAATAGAAGATAAATTAAATAAAATTCCGGTTATAAATATACTTGTGCGTTTTTTTAAACGGATTAAATTACCAGGATTTGAAGGTTTATCGGTATACGATTTATTAGAGCTTTACGTCATGGGAATCGTTAATGGTGCGTTAACAACAAGAGCCAGTGCGATAGCCTTTAGTTTTTTTACAGCAATCTTTCCATTTTTATTATTTGTGATTATTGTAATACCACATATTCCAATTGATGGTTTTCGATCTGATTTTTTAGATTTTTTAAATTCCATTTTACCACCTCAAACGTCTGAATTCTTTATAGATAGTATTTTTCAAGATATGAGTAGTAATACAAGTGGAGGCTTAATTTCTTCTATATTTTTACTCTCTGTTTTTTTAATGGCTAACGGTGTAAATGCTGTGTTTTCTGGTTTTGAAACCTCGTATCATAAACAGCTATATCGTAATATCTTTAAACAATATATGTATGCTATCGGTGTGGCTTTGATCCTTGCTTTTCTTTTACTGTTAACCGTTGCTGTGTTTGGGTATTTTCAGATATATGTCATTAAGCCAATATATGAAGGCATAAGTGGTCATGCAATGACCGAAGGTGATCAAGGGTTGGGTTGGATCATTTTTGCGAAGTATTTATTCTTTGTTATTATGACCTATTTAGCAACAGCTACATTATATTATTTTGGGACTAAAGAAGGAAGAGCGTCCAAATTCTTTTCTGTTGGAGCATTACTCACCACGTTGCTAATTATGTTAACGTCGTTTCTATTCGGTATTTATATTGAAAACTTTTCCCAATACAATGAGCTCTATGGTTCTATCGGAGCGTTATTAATTTTGTTGCTTTATTTATGGCTGAACTCTAATATTTTACTATTGGGTTATGAGCTTAACGCATCACTTCAGTTTTTGAGAAAGCATCCAAGAGCTAGAAAAGAGATTAAGCAAAAAGATATTGAGGAGTTAATTAAGTAA
- the nadC gene encoding carboxylating nicotinate-nucleotide diphosphorylase produces the protein MISQAQFDKEIEGIIANAIREDVGDGDHSSLACIPATAQGKAKLLVKDKGVIAGVEFAKQVFAYVDPDMKVETLIEDGEKVKHGDIVFYVEGASQSILKAERLVLNAMQRMSAIATKTREFVDLLEGTGTKILDTRKTTPGIRALEKWAVKIGGGENHRFALYDMIMLKDNHIDFAGGVAKAINLTKQYLVDTNRDLKIIVEARNLEEIKEILDCGGVYRILIDNFNYEDTRKAVKLIGDQCLTESSGGINENTLRKYAECGVDYISSGALTHSVYNKDLSLKAV, from the coding sequence ATGATTTCACAAGCACAATTCGATAAAGAAATAGAAGGTATTATAGCTAATGCCATTAGAGAAGATGTTGGAGATGGTGACCACAGCTCGTTGGCATGTATTCCTGCAACAGCTCAAGGAAAGGCAAAATTATTAGTAAAAGATAAAGGTGTAATTGCTGGCGTTGAATTTGCAAAGCAAGTTTTTGCCTATGTTGATCCCGATATGAAAGTCGAAACCTTAATCGAAGATGGTGAAAAGGTAAAGCATGGAGATATTGTATTTTATGTTGAAGGGGCTTCACAATCTATTCTTAAAGCAGAGCGTTTAGTTTTAAATGCGATGCAACGTATGAGTGCGATTGCAACTAAAACGAGAGAGTTTGTGGATTTATTAGAAGGTACAGGAACAAAGATTTTAGATACGCGTAAAACAACTCCTGGTATTAGAGCACTTGAAAAATGGGCTGTAAAAATTGGAGGAGGTGAGAATCATAGATTTGCATTGTATGATATGATTATGTTAAAAGATAATCACATCGATTTTGCAGGAGGAGTGGCCAAGGCAATAAATTTAACAAAGCAATACTTAGTTGATACCAATCGTGATTTGAAAATCATAGTTGAAGCCAGAAACCTTGAAGAAATAAAAGAAATTTTAGACTGTGGAGGGGTTTACAGGATCCTTATTGATAACTTCAATTATGAGGATACACGTAAAGCTGTAAAACTAATTGGCGACCAATGTTTAACAGAGTCTTCTGGTGGAATTAACGAAAATACACTTAGAAAATATGCAGAATGTGGCGTAGATTATATCTCTTCTGGAGCGTTGACACATTCGGTTTATAATAAAGATTTAAGTTTGAAAGCTGTATAA
- the rlmH gene encoding 23S rRNA (pseudouridine(1915)-N(3))-methyltransferase RlmH — protein MNIKLIAIGKTDNKNLIALIADYSKRLGFYIKFDFEIIPDLKKAKNLSEAQQKEKEGELILAKTQTSDVLVLLDENGKQLDSVAFSGYLQKHMNSGIKTLIFVIGGPYGFSDAVYARANGKLGLSKMTFSHQMVRLFFIEQLYRGFTILRNEPYHHR, from the coding sequence ATGAATATAAAACTCATAGCCATAGGCAAAACCGACAATAAAAACTTAATTGCGTTAATTGCAGATTACTCAAAACGCCTTGGTTTTTATATTAAGTTTGACTTTGAAATTATTCCTGATTTAAAAAAGGCAAAGAACCTATCTGAAGCCCAGCAAAAGGAAAAAGAGGGTGAACTCATTTTAGCAAAAACACAAACATCGGACGTCTTGGTTCTACTCGATGAAAATGGAAAACAACTAGATTCCGTAGCATTTTCTGGCTATTTGCAGAAACATATGAATTCTGGCATAAAAACGTTAATCTTTGTTATTGGTGGTCCTTATGGGTTTTCGGATGCTGTCTACGCGAGAGCAAATGGAAAGTTAGGCTTATCAAAAATGACATTCTCGCATCAAATGGTAAGATTATTCTTTATAGAACAATTGTACAGAGGGTTTACAATTCTTAGAAATGAACCTTATCATCATCGCTAA
- the hpf gene encoding ribosome hibernation-promoting factor, HPF/YfiA family yields the protein MTVNFQYVNIDVSDTLSELTIEKLEKLATKFEFLISAQVYFKHDEKDHETGKICNIELSLPGPRIFATSNEKNYEMAMNETISDLTRQLKKRKEVYKTH from the coding sequence ATGACGGTAAATTTTCAATATGTAAACATTGATGTAAGTGATACACTTTCAGAATTGACAATAGAAAAATTAGAAAAATTAGCTACTAAATTCGAATTTCTTATTTCGGCTCAAGTATATTTTAAGCATGACGAAAAAGACCACGAGACAGGGAAGATTTGTAATATAGAATTAAGTCTGCCTGGACCACGTATTTTTGCAACTTCTAATGAGAAGAATTACGAAATGGCAATGAATGAAACGATCAGCGATTTAACAAGACAGCTTAAAAAACGAAAAGAAGTTTATAAAACACACTAA